AATCTGGACAGATCACCGGGTCACGGTGCTGATGATTACCCATGACATTGACGAGGCGCTGCTGCTGAGCGATCGCATCGTCATGATGACCAACGGCCCCGCCGCCAAGGTCGGCGAAATCCTCGACATTCCCTTTGCCCGTCCCCGCAACCGCAGCCGCGTCATGGAAGACCCCCGCTATTACGAACTGCGGAACGAAGCGCTGGACTTTCTGTATCACCGCTATGCCCATGATGACGTGGGCTGAGTTTGAGGGAGAGAGGGCACTCCGGTTCCCCCCTTACTAAGGGGGGCTAGGGGGGATCAAGACTCCTGCATCTAATTCGATCCCCCTAAATCCCCCTTAAAAAGGGGACTTTGAGGAGTCTGGTTCCCCCCTTAGTAAGGGGGGCTAGGGGGGATCAAGACTCCTGCATCTAATCCGATCCCCCTAAATCCCCCTTAAAAAGGGGGACTTTGAGGAGTCTGGTTCCCCCCTTGCTAAGGGGGGCTAGGGGGGATCAAGACTCCTGCATCTAATTCGATCCCCCTAAATCCCCCTTCAAAAGGGAGACTTTGAGCAGGGCGATAGCAAAGGGTTAACCAAGTGAAGGATGAAACTCAAATTAAAACCCTGTGCCCCTACTGCGGCGTGGGCTGTGGGCTAGAGGTCGTGCCGTCGCAGGGCAAGGGGGCGTGGCAGGTGCGGGGCGATCGCGCTCATCCGTCGAGCCAGGGGATGGTATGCGTCAAGGGTGCGACGGTGGCAGAGTCGATTAGCAAGGATCGGCTGCTCCATCCGATGTGGCGCGAGTCGCTAGAGCAAAACTTTCGGCAAATTAGCTGGGAGGAGGCGCTGGACAAACTGTGCGATCGCCTCCAGACGGTTCTGGCGAGCCAGGGGCCCGACGGCATCTGCATGTATGGCTCTGGCCAATTCGTCACCGAAGATTACTACACCGCCCAAAAGCTGATGAAGGGCTGTTTGGGGACGAATAACTTTGACGCAAACTCGCGGTTATGTATGTCCTCTGCTGTGTCGGGTTACGTACAGAGCTTTGGGGCAGACGGGCCGCCCTGCTGCTATGAGGATTTGGAGCAAACGGACTGCGCGGTGATCGTCGGCAGCAACATGGCCGAGTGCCACCCGATCGCCTTCAACCGATTGCGGAAGTATCACAAAAAAACGCCCCACGTCCGCCTGATCGTGGTCGATCCGCGCCGCACCCAGACTGCCGACGCAGCCGACCTGCACCTGGCCCTCCGCCCCGGTACAGATATTGACCTATTCAATGGCATCGCCTACCTGCTGATGCAGTGGGGCTTCGAGCAGGCGGCGTTTATCCAGCAGCACACCAGCGGCTATGCCGACTACGCCGAGGTGGTGCGTCACTACTCGCCTGACGTGGTAAGCGATCGCTGCGGCATCTCTATCTCTGACCTGGAAACTGCCGCCCGCTGGTGGGGCAAGTCGGGGCGGGTGCTGTCGCTGTGGTCGATGGGATTGAACCAGTCGAGCGAGGGCACGGCCAAGGTTCGTAGCCTGATCGACCTGCACCTGCTCACCGGGCAAATCGGCAAACCGGGCGCGGGCCCGTTTTCCCTGACGGGCCAGCCCAACGCAATGGGCGGCCGCGAGGCGGGCGGCCTGTCGCACCTGCTGCCCGGCTATCGATTTGTGGCCAATCCCCAGCATCGCGCTGAGGTCGAACACGCCTGGAATCTGCCAGCGGGACAAATTTCGCCCAACCCCGGACGCACCGTGTGGGACATGATTCGCGGGCTGGAGGCGGGGGAGGTGGGTCTGTTCTGGATTGCGGCGACGAATCCGGCTGTGAGCCTGCCCGATTTGGTGCGAGTAAAGGCGGCCCTGGGGCGATCGCCCTTTACGGTCTATCAAGAAGCCTACTTCCCCACCGAAACTGCCGAATTTGCCCATCTGCTGCTGCCTGCGACACAGTGGAGCGAAAAGAGCGGCACGATGACCAACTCGGAGCGCATGGTCACGCTGGCTAAAGCTTTCCAGCCTGCCCCCGGTGAAGCCCGCGCCGACTGGGAAATTTTCTGCGAAGTCGGCCGCCGCCTTGGGTTTGCCGCCCAGTTCCCCTTCCAAACCGCCGCTGAAGTTCATGCCGAATTTGTGAAGCTCACCCAGGGCCGCCCCTGCGACATGAGCGGCATCAGCCATGCGCGGCTAGAGCAGGAGGGCCCCTTGCAGTGGCCACTGCCCAGCGGTGAGAATCCTGAATCGCAGACCCAGCCTGCCAAGCGCCTCTACACCAACCTGCAATTTCCCACGCCCGATGGCCGGGCCCGCTTTAGCGCCTCTCACTCGCGGGGGCTAGCAGAACCCCCCGACCCCGACTTTCCGCTGGTGCTGACGACGGGACGGCTGTATGGCCACTGGCACACCCAGACCCGCACCGGACGCACCGAAAAGATTACGCAAATGTACCCCAACCCGTTTATCGAAATTCACCCCCGCGATGCGGAGCCGCTGGGTATTGTCGAGGGAGATGTGGTAGAAGTGCGATCGCGCCGGGGTTGGGCCCGCTTTCCCGCTAAAGTCACTCGGGCGATCGCCCCTGGAACCGTCTTCGTACCCATGCACTGGGGCGCTCTCTGGGCCGACCATGCCGAAGCCAACGCCCTCACCCATCCCACAGCCTGCCCCGACTCGAAGCAGCCGGAACTGAAGGCCTGCGCGGTGAAACTGTTGCCAATTCGGGTAGAAACGCCCGTGCGCGAGGAGTTGGGCGTGGTGGGGTAGGGGAGAAGGGAGAAGGAAGAAGGAAGAACGAAGAAAAATCCAAAATCTAAAATCTAAAATCTAAAATCGATACAAGACCCTTCCATAGGCTGGCCGTGGGCTGGCTGGATAAACAGGCGCTATGGCAGATGATCAGGTGCTGCGGCAAACTCTGGTGCGGCTGGATGGGCTGGGCTACAAGGCTTATAAAGAGATTCAGGGCAGCTATCGGTTTCCGGGCTTTACGCTGCATATTGACTTTGTACAGGGCGATCCGTTTGCGGCTCCTAGTCGGCTGCGGGTCGTCGTGCCCCAGGCGGAGGCGGGTTTCCCAACAGAAACGTTCCACTCGCGCAGCCGGGAAATCGCCCTGCGGGATTACCTAACGCGGCAGTTTGGCAAGGCAGCGGCGGCGGTGCGCGAAAAGCGGGGCAGCGGCAACAGCGGCCTGATGGCGATCGCCCCGACCAGTCAATACATCCTAGAGCGATCGGCCCTGTGGGTGTCGGAGGCGGTGGTCGAAGCGCGATTTTGGGTGGGGCTGCCCGCACGGGGACGGCAAATCTTGGGGCGCACGGCGGCGGATCTGTTGTGCGACGACCTGCCGCTAATTGTGGGGCGATCGCTCTTTTACTCGGCTTTGAACCCGACTGAACTCCAGCAGCATTTGACCGTGGCAGAAGACACCGACTGGCTGCGCGACCAGTTGGCAGCGCGAGGGCTGGTGGCCTTCGTGCCCGATGGAGCGCTCTTGCCCAGACAGAGCGGCGTAGACGAGCGCCCGCTTCAAGACTCCAGCGCTGTGCGATTTCGCTCGCCTGCGTCGCTGCGGGTGGAGTTCCATCGGCCCAACCAGGGCAGTATCTCTGGCATGGGCATTCCCAAAGGCATCACGCTCATCGTCGGCGGCGGCTACCACGGCAAATCCACCCTGCTCAGGGCGATCGCCCTCGGCATCTACACCGCCATTCCCGGCGACGGACGCGAACATCTGGTGACCGACGCAGCCGCCGTGAAGATTCGCGCCGAGGACGGCCGCAGCATCACGGGCGTAGACATTTCGCCCTTTATCAACCACCTGCCCCAGGGCCGCTCGACGACGCGCTTTAGCACCGAAAACGCCAGCGGCAGCACCTCCCAAGCAGCCAGCATTATAGAAGCGCTGGAGGCGGGGGCGCGGCTGCTGCTGGTAGACGAAGACACCTCCGCTACGAACTTTATGATCCGCGATCGCCGGATGCAAGCCCTCGTCGCCAAAGACAAAGAGCCAATCACGCCCTTGATCGACAAAATCCGCCAGCTTTATCGGGATTACGACCTGTCCACGATCCTCGTCATGGGCGGCAGCGGCGACTATTTCGACGTGGCGGATACCGTCATCGCCATGACCGACTATCAGCCCCAGGACGTGACCCAACAGGCCAGGGCGATCGCCGCTCAGTTTGCCACTCAACGCAGGGCTGAAGGGGGCGATCGCTTTGGTTCGCTCACCCCTCGCGTTCCCCTCCCCAAGCGCCTCGACTCGCCCGAAAAGCAAGGGGAACAATCCTGGCACGGCGGCCGCCGGGGGGATACTCGCCCGGTGGAGGGCGATCGCCCAGGACGCGGCCCCAAGCTGAAGGCACGAGACATTGACGAACTAGTGTTTGGCTCGGAAACCGTAGATTTGTCCGCCATAGAGCAACTAGTGGAAGTAGGACAGGTGCGAACCATTGGCGCGGCGATCGCCTATTTACAGCAGCACTACCTCGACGGTCGCCGCACGCTGCCCGATCTTCTGAACCAGATTACACCCCAGCTTGCCACCAACCGCATAGACGAACTGACGACTTATCGCCAGGGGGATCTGGTTGCGGTTCGACCTTTGGAACTTGCCGCAGCTTTGAATCGTCTGCGATCTCTGAGCTTGCGGTAAAAACAGGAAATTTCCAAGAAAATTTTGGCTAACAAGCGCTTCTGGTGCGGTTCACCGCCTGCAATCGTCTTTCGGCAGCGAAATACGCGCTGATTCATCGACCCAAAACCAGGGACATCGGCCCATTTCTCTCTACACCCCCAGCATGAAATCTATGTAATTGACATCTTCGGAGCCAGTCGCCGTGATACCTTAATGAAGGCGACGGTATCCTACGCCGCAGTTTTCAAAGCAGTTTTCAAAAGACTGACTCGATGAACTGATAACGTCCTACCTCTGAATGCAAATCCTGACGGCCTGACAGGTTTGTCCTCGACAGGTTTGTCGATATGCCGAAGGAACTTGCCTACTAAATACTCGCCTAAAGCGTTTCCATCAGACTTTAATAAACCACAGCCTGCTCTGGAAACTAGCCTGCTCTGGGGACATTGCCCGCATCACAGGCTTCTCATAGCAAGACTTCCAAGCTATTAGACTGAATTTCAACCTGGAGGAATCTTCGACACTATGTCCATTCGTCTTTATGTAGGCAATTTGCCCAAAGAGCTAGAGCGGCAGGAATTAGCTGCCCTGTTTGCGGAATTTGATGAAACCTTGACCACCAAAATCATCACCGACCGCAAAACGGGGAAGTGCCGTGGCTTTGGGTTTGTCACGGTGAAAAGCGAAGAGCAGGCAGACCAGGTCATCGAAAAGTTTGACGGTTTTCTGTTTAAGGAAACCCCGCTGAAAATCGAACGCGCCCAGCCCCGCGAAAAGGGCAGTGAGGAAGGCGATGAGGCCGCTCCCGCCGCAAGCAACAGCAACCGCAAGAAGAACAACAGCAAGGCTAAGAAGGCGGCCGCAACGACCGAGCCAGAATCCGTACAGCCCGATCCTCGCTGGGCGCAGGAACTAGAGAAACTGAAGGAACTGCTGTCTACTCAAACGGCAAATTCATAGTTTTGCTGGCTGCGTTCGGCGGCCAGGTTCCTTAATCTGGACAAGGGCGATCGCACTCCGATCGTCCTTTTTGTTGCCACTGGTTACCACTGTTGGTTGCCGTTGGCTGCTACAAACTTTAGGATGTAAGGCAAATCCACTTTTCAGGCTGTTGTTGGGAGAAAGATTTCATGGCAGAGCGGCGACTGGCAAGACGACTGCGATGGGTCATGGCGGGGCTGGCAACGTCGCTGCTGGGCACCCCGGCGATCGCCTACATTGCCTCTATGACCTCGATGGAAGCAGGCGGCATCGATGCGCGGCGGGTGCAGTCCGAACCCTACAACCTCATGGGCCGCAAAATCGCTATTGGTCAGGTAGAAATCGGTCGCCCAGCCCTGTTTGGCCTCGATAAAACCGCTGCCAATAACTTTGCGGTGCGGGTGCGCCAGGTGTTCTTTCGGGATGGGGTAGCTCGTCCCAACGATACCGTTGACCCCCACGCGGCCAGCGTCGCCAGCGTCATGGTGAGCAACGACAAGCTGGTGCAGGGCGTTGCGCCAGAGGCAAAGCTATACGCAGCCGCTGCGGGCTTCGAGCGGCGGGGCGGCCAGCCGCAGGAATGCCTCGCCTCCCAAACCGTGGCGCTGCAAAACGGCGATGACGTGCGGGCAATTAATTTCAGCTTCGGCGAGTCGCTGGCGCAGGACCCACGCCCCAATGCGCGGCTCGATGGCAACGCCCTGTTGACCCAGTGCATCGACTGGTCGGCCAATCAGCATAATGTGCTGTATGTGATCGCGGGCAACCAAGGCGAAGGCGGCATCCCCATCCCCACCGACAACTTCAACGGCATGATCGTGTCTAACTCGATCGCCGTCAATGGCGTGTATCGAAAGGTCAGCTTTTTTGACCTGGGGAGCGAGCCGCCGCCTATCTATGGCAGGGCCCGCGAACCGGAGACCAATGTCGGCCCGCGCCGCTCGGTCAGCCTGATGGCTCCTGGCACCAATATTCAAACCATCAACCCCGACGGCAGCCTCAGCAACCCTGCAACCGGAACCAGTTTCGCTGCCCCGCATGTTACGGCGATGGTGGCGCTGTTGCAGGAATATGGCGATCGCCAAATCCGCGAACAGCAGCCCAACTGGAGCCTGGATGCCCGCCGCCACGAGGTCATGAAAGCAGTAATGATGAACGCGGCAGATAAGATTCAAGACCGGGGCGACGGCCTGATGCTGGGCATGACCCGCACCGCCGTCAACAAGCAAAACCGCGACTGGCTCAGTTCCGATGCCTATACAGACGAAGCCAAACCCCTGGATGCCGACATGGGCACGGGGCATCTGCACGCCTATCGGTCGCTAATCCAGTTCGGTTCGGGTCAGTTTTCGCCCGATGCCCCTGTGCCGCCTGTTGGCTGGGATTATCGCACCGTTGGCACTGGACGAGACGCGCCCGCCTATCGAGACTATGTGCTGGAGCGGCCGCTGGTAGCAGGCAGCCACGTCGCCATCACTCTTGCCTGGAACCGCGTGGTGGAACTGAAGGACACCAACCGCAACGGGCTGTACGATATTGGCGAAACCTTTGAAGACAAGGGGCTGAATAACCTGGACGTGTATCTAATGCGGGCGGAGGATGAGCGGGAGGGCGATCGCATCTGGTCTTCCGTCAGCGCCGTAGACAGCGTGGAGCATATCTTCCACCCTGTTCCCGCAACGGGGCGCTACAAGATTCGCGTCGTGTACCGCGATCGCGTCAACACGCCCACCCAAGCCTACGCCCTGGCCTGGTGGACGGCTCCGGCAGAGTAGCGCTCGTCAAATCCCTAGTTTCTTCGACGCATCGGGAGCTTAAACTACAACTACTCCTGCAAGCACTCCTACAACCGCTATTCGCTATCGCTATTTGTACCGCTATTGGATAAAGGACCAGATGCAGGTCTCCACACTCGTCAGCCCCTATTGGTTAACGAGTTTACTACAACCCCTATTGGATAAAGTGCCAGATGCAGGGGTAGCGATAGGGGCGCTCCAGGTTGGTGGCAGCGTTCACCATTGCAATAATGGGCATGATTGTGCTGACAATTACCAATCCAATTAGCAGCGGAATGCCAATCAGCACGAAGCACAGCACCAGGAAAATCACGCCCCAGATCAGCACCGTCAGGTAAAAGTTGATGGCTTCTTTGGCATTGCCCTGCACGATGGGATCATCCGAAATCAGCAGCAAGACGATGGGCACTGCAACTGATACCAGCGAATAGCAAATCAACTGCGACCCGTGGCAGAGAACTGAATAGAGCTTGCGCTGTTCGAGGTCAGTCATGGGTATGAGGAGTTGAGTTAAGAATGTGAGGAGTTGAGTTAAGAATATGAGCCGGGAGTATGACTCAGGATTACGAGCCGGGAGTATGACTCAGGATTATGCGTCAGGAGTGTGAGTCAGGAATACTAGTGTCTTCACCAGACGGGGCGGCTTTTCCGGCGATCGCCCACGATTCGGGCTGGCTTGCTACGATAAAGGTTGCTTCCTGTATATGCTCTACTTGCTCTGAGTCTTTTCTGGCATGACCACCGACCTCCAAGCTGAAATTGCGACTGCGGTTGACCAACGGCGCAACTTTGCAATTATTTCCCACCCCGACGCGGGTAAAACCACGCTCACCGAAAAGCTGCTGCTGTATGGAGGCGCGATTCACGAAGCAGGTGCAGTCAAGGCCAAGCGGGCGCAGCGCCACGCCACCTCAGACTGGATGGAAATGGAGCAGCAGCGGGGCATCTCCATCACCTCCACGGTGCTGCAATTTGACTACAGCGGCTACACGATCAACCTGCTGGATACGCCCGGACACCAGGACTTTAGCGAAGACACCTACCGCACCCTGGCCGCCGCCGACAATGCGGTAATGCTGGAGGACGCTGCCAAGGGTCTGGAACCACAAACCCGCAAGCTGTTTGAAGTGTGCCGGATGCGGGGCATTCCCATCTTCACCTTTTTCAATAAGCTGGATCGGCCGGGGCGCGAGCCGCTGGAGCTAATGGACGAAATTGAGCAGGAGTTGGGGCTGCAAACCTATGCAGTGAACTGGCCCATCGGCATGGGCGATCGCTTCAAAGGGGTTTACGATCGCCGCAAACAGCAAATTCACCTGTTTGAGCGCACGGCCCACGGCAGCCGCGAGGCCAAAGATACTGTGGTGGATCTGGGCGATCCGCGCATCGAAGATCTGCTCGAAAAAGACCTGTATTACCAGTTCAAAGAAGAACTAGAACTGCTGGAGGCAGCGGGCACAGAGTTTGACCTGGCGCAGGTTCATGCGGGCAAGCTAACGCCTGTCTTTTTTGGCAGCGCCATGACCAACTTTGGTGTGGAGCTATTTTTGGAATCCTTCCTGGACTACGCGCTGAAGCCCGGTTCTCGCCGCAGCACCCAGGGCGACATCGACCCGACCTATCCCGAATTTTCTGGGTTTGTGTTCAAGCTGCAAGCCAACATGGACCCCAAGCACCGCGATCGCATCGCGTTTATCCGGGTCTGCTCCGGCAAGTTTGAAAAAGACATGGTGGTGAACCACGCCCGCACGGGCAAGACGGTGCGCCTGTCTCATCCGCAAAAACTGTTTGGGCAGGGGCGGCAGTCCCTCGATGAAGCCTATCCCGGCGACGTGATTGGTCTGAACAATCCGGGTATGTTTGCCATTGGCGACACGATTTACAACGGCAAAAAGCTGGAATACGAGGGCATTCCCTCCTTTTCGCCAGAACTGTTTGCCTATTTGCGAAACCCCAACCCCAGCAAGTTCAAGCAGTTTCAAAAGGGTGTCAACGAGCTGCGGGAAGAGGGCGCGGTGCAGATTATGTATTCCACGGACGAGTCGAAGCGGGAGCCGATTCTCGCCGCCGTGGGGCAACTCCAGTTTGAAGTGGTGCAGTTCCGCTTGCGAAATGAATACAACGTGGACAGCCTGCTCGATCCGCTGCCCTACAGCGTGGCCCGCTGGGTGGGTGGTGGCTGGGCAGCGCTGGAAAAGGCAGGTCGCCTGTTCAACACGGTGACGGTGAAGGATAGCTGGGGTCGTCCGGTGCTGCTGTTCAAAAACGAGTGGAACTGCCAACAGGTGGAAGGGGAGCATCCAGAACTGGATCTGCGGGCGATCGCCCCGGTTGCGTCGGGTCAGGAACCCGCAGCAGTGTGATTCAGGAACCCGCAGCGGTGTGATTTTAGCCTAATAACCGCGCGATCGCGTGTAATTTCCGTATTTTCTGGGAAGCCTAGAGGCAAGCTGCATTTTTCCAAGTTGCACTTTTCTCTGGGCCGGTTTGCGAATAGCCCCTATGCTTGGGTTAGGGACTGTGTAACTTTCTCTAACGCACGACTAGCGCAGCATTTTAACGAGCCTTAGCGCTTGACTCAGCCTTTGGGCTAGATGATCCTTTGAGCCACGCCAGCGAGGAGCGGATATGAGCGAGCGGTCAAAATTGCCTGTATCGTCCGGGTCCACGGGCGCGGCGGCGCGGGCGCTGCTGGATGCGGGGTTGGCAGCGCTGAAGCGGCAGGAATATGGCACGGCAATCGCCCATCTGGAGAGCCTGTTTCGCACGCCCGCCGAGCGCTCGGTGCAGCTTAAGGCGCGAATGGGGCTGGTGATGGCCTACGAAAAATCGGGCAATGTGCAGGAGGCGATCGCCCTCTGTCAAACCCTCAGCAACAGTTCCCATGTGCAGACCCGCCGCTGGGCCGCCAAAGCCCTGGCAGAGATTGCCCAGCGCCATCCAGAAGCCGCTGAACCTGCCGCTGCTTCGGCACAGTCTCTAGAAGCTCCTCCGGCTGCTGCCCGACCCGCGTCAGAAGATGACCTCGCGGCGGGGTTGACTCACGCTCCCGGCAGTCGCTCTCCCAGCCGCCCGTTGCGATCGCCCAGCCATCCCCCCGCTGCGTCGGCAAGCTCCCTGCCCAACGACACGGCGATCGCCCCCGTTCAAACAACGCCCATTGACTGGCGGCTGGCCGGCCGCGCCCAAAAGTGGTCGCCGCTGCCGATGGTGGATCGGGCGGGTCTTTGGGCGCTGGGCCTGGGAACGGCGATGGCCCTGTTCGCCTTGCTGCGGGGGCTACTGCTGGCGACGTTTTGGCTATTTAACCACACGATCGCCCGCATCACATTTCCGGTTGACCTTCGGTATTACAGCATTTACCGCGATCCGGCGGCGCTAGTGCTGCTCGGTCTGTTGGGTCTGGCGATCGCCCTACCCTGGCTGATGACGCTGTTGCTGCGTCGAGCCTACCAGATGCAGCCGCTGGCAGTAGATACCCTGGAACAAGCCAGCCCCGAAGCCGCCCGCGTGCTAAAGCGAATCTTTGGCCAACAGCAGCGCCCCTTGCCCAAGCTGGAACTATTGCCCACAGACGCGCCGCTGCTGCTGACCTATGGATCGCTGCCTCGCCTGTCGCATTTGGTTCTCAGTCGTGGGCTGTTGGCGCAGCTTCGGGATGACGAGATTGCGGCGCTGGTGGCCGGGGAAATCGGGCATTTGCAGCACTGGACCGCAGGCGTGATGTCGCTGGTAACGTTGGTGGGGCTGCTGCCCTATCTGCTGTATCGGGTGCTGGGGCAGTGGGGCGATTCCCAGCGCAATGCCGGGCTACGCGCTCTGGCGATGGACGGTTCCCTGTTGGGCTACGGCCTTTTTTGGCTATGTCGGGCCGTGGGGCTGTGGTTTTCGCGGCGGCGACTGTTCTACAGCGATCGCACCTCCTCTAACCTGACGGGCAACCCCAACGCCCTCAGCCGCGCCCTGCTGAAATGTAGCCTGGGCCTGTCGCAGGCCGTGGCCCAGCAGCGCCAGACTAGCCCACTGCTAGAGAGCCTGGAACTGCTCATGCCCGTTGGGATCAAAACGTCACTCACGCTGGGCAGCCTCTACGCCCAGCACCCCAGCCCCGACCTGCTCCAGTGGGATTGCCAAAATCCCTACCGCCACTGGCTCTCGGTCAGCAATGCCCATCCCCCCTTGGGCGATCGCCTCCAGCACCTCAGCCGCTATGCCCAGCACTGGCGCTTGTTCCCCGAACTCGACCTGCCGCCCGCTGCCCCGCCTCGTCTGTCCTGGAAGGAACGTCGTCCTTTGCTGCTGCAAGCCTCGCCATACCTGGGGCTGGGCATTGGGCTGGCGATCGCGCTCTTCCTCTGGCTGGTCGGCGGAGTCGCCACTCAGTTCAACTGGCGCGGGCTGACCTGGATGTGGGGCGATCGCACGCTGCTGATGGGCTGCGGGCTGCTGGGCTTTAGCTTTGGCACGTTTGTCCGCATCAATTCCTTCTTCCGCGACATTCCCCGCACGGCTCCCACCGACCTGTCTCTGGTAGAACTGATGCAGCCCCCCGCTCCAATTCCCTTACCCGGACAACCGCTGCGCCTGCGGGGAACGCTGCTGGGTCAGCGCGGCATCTGCGCCCTGCCCAGCCAGGACTTGCTGCTCCAGTGCGAAACGGGGCTAATCCGGCTGCACCACACACACCGCTTCGGCCCGCTGGGCAGCCTCCTCGCACCCGGTCGTCACCCCAGCGGCTTGATCGGCCGCCCCGTCACGGTTACAGGCTGGTTTCGCCGGGGCGCAACACCCTGGATCGATGTAGAAACGATTCAAACGACGCAGGGCGCAGTTTGCCGCAGCGAGCACCCCCTCTGGTCTACGCTCGTGGCGATCGCCGCTGCGCTCTGGGGCTTCCATGTCATCCTGACGGGCTTTTAGGATTTTGGGTTTTAGATTTTGGGTTTTAGATTTTGGGTTTTGGGTTTGCGATTTTAGAGCGCCTGTCTAGTGTCTGTGAGCTGCCAGGAATTTCATTGGTGGCGCTGTGTAAGAATGTCGGTTTTACCGCAGGGCATGGTCTAGAAGAGATCTACCCATAGTCACAGATTCGGCGCTTTTTTGAGCCGCTGTTCAACCTGTTGTGAAACTGTGAAACTATTGTGAATGCTACATCGCAGAACGAGTGCCCTTATTCTGCACTGCCGGATTCTGCCTTGACCAGCGGGGCGGGGGCGATCGCCACTGGAGGCACGCGGGAACCAGGCACACCGCTGGCGGCCAGCAGTTCGGCCACCGTGGCGCAGCGCATGGGCAGCCCATAGGTGCTGGGGTTGACGAAGTGCTGATAGGTGAAGTGGCGATAGCCTAGACAGAAGCGATCCCAGGCGGCCATCTGGATGCGGAAGAGGACAATGAGGAGATCGATCAGCCGACGAGTCAGCGGAATGCGGAAATAGATGCGCTTACCCAGGTAGGCGCTCATGTCGGCGATCGCCCGGTTCACCGTGATTGGTTCACTGCCCAGCACCAGTTCGCGCCAATTCGCGAAGCAATCCGTCCCAGAATCGCCCAGTTCTGGCGGGTGTTCTACGAGATGGGCGACAACTTGGGCAATATCCTGTGCGTGGATAAAGTGAAAACTGCCGTCGAGCTTGAGGAAGCGCAGCAGCCCGATCCATTTTGTGACCTCGGTAATGCCGCCTGAGAGGTGCGAGTAGGGCTTGGTGTCATCGCCACCAAAGACCAGTGTGGGGAAAACGGTGGTAATTTGGGGGGCGATCGCCAGCTTAGATAGCCGCTGATGGCAGGCGTATTTGGCGCGGATATAGTCGGTGCCGATTTCGCCCGCCTGCTTGAGCGGCTTGCCCTCGCGATCCAAAATGCTGGCAGTGGAAAAATAGATGACCTGTTCACACACATCCGGGTCAAGCAGGTTCATCAGCCGGACGGTTTTAATCACGTTTACGTCAAACACGTCCTGTGCCCCGCCCCATACGGCAGCGGTGAGGATTGCTACATTAATGGTTTTAAGCAGCTTATTTTGCTGCTCGATCTGGCGCATATCGCCTACGATGAGGTGGATTCCCGGCCGCGTGTCTACACTCAGCCGAAACTTCTGCGGGTTTCGCACCAGTAGAAACAGTTCGTGCTGCGTCTGATGAATCAGCGCGTCAGCAATGTAGTGCCCAACGCAGCCGCTTGCGCCCGTAAGGAGGATTCGCTTCGGAG
The Thermoleptolyngbya sichuanensis A183 DNA segment above includes these coding regions:
- a CDS encoding molybdopterin oxidoreductase family protein, giving the protein MKDETQIKTLCPYCGVGCGLEVVPSQGKGAWQVRGDRAHPSSQGMVCVKGATVAESISKDRLLHPMWRESLEQNFRQISWEEALDKLCDRLQTVLASQGPDGICMYGSGQFVTEDYYTAQKLMKGCLGTNNFDANSRLCMSSAVSGYVQSFGADGPPCCYEDLEQTDCAVIVGSNMAECHPIAFNRLRKYHKKTPHVRLIVVDPRRTQTADAADLHLALRPGTDIDLFNGIAYLLMQWGFEQAAFIQQHTSGYADYAEVVRHYSPDVVSDRCGISISDLETAARWWGKSGRVLSLWSMGLNQSSEGTAKVRSLIDLHLLTGQIGKPGAGPFSLTGQPNAMGGREAGGLSHLLPGYRFVANPQHRAEVEHAWNLPAGQISPNPGRTVWDMIRGLEAGEVGLFWIAATNPAVSLPDLVRVKAALGRSPFTVYQEAYFPTETAEFAHLLLPATQWSEKSGTMTNSERMVTLAKAFQPAPGEARADWEIFCEVGRRLGFAAQFPFQTAAEVHAEFVKLTQGRPCDMSGISHARLEQEGPLQWPLPSGENPESQTQPAKRLYTNLQFPTPDGRARFSASHSRGLAEPPDPDFPLVLTTGRLYGHWHTQTRTGRTEKITQMYPNPFIEIHPRDAEPLGIVEGDVVEVRSRRGWARFPAKVTRAIAPGTVFVPMHWGALWADHAEANALTHPTACPDSKQPELKACAVKLLPIRVETPVREELGVVG
- a CDS encoding ABC-ATPase domain-containing protein, with the translated sequence MADDQVLRQTLVRLDGLGYKAYKEIQGSYRFPGFTLHIDFVQGDPFAAPSRLRVVVPQAEAGFPTETFHSRSREIALRDYLTRQFGKAAAAVREKRGSGNSGLMAIAPTSQYILERSALWVSEAVVEARFWVGLPARGRQILGRTAADLLCDDLPLIVGRSLFYSALNPTELQQHLTVAEDTDWLRDQLAARGLVAFVPDGALLPRQSGVDERPLQDSSAVRFRSPASLRVEFHRPNQGSISGMGIPKGITLIVGGGYHGKSTLLRAIALGIYTAIPGDGREHLVTDAAAVKIRAEDGRSITGVDISPFINHLPQGRSTTRFSTENASGSTSQAASIIEALEAGARLLLVDEDTSATNFMIRDRRMQALVAKDKEPITPLIDKIRQLYRDYDLSTILVMGGSGDYFDVADTVIAMTDYQPQDVTQQARAIAAQFATQRRAEGGDRFGSLTPRVPLPKRLDSPEKQGEQSWHGGRRGDTRPVEGDRPGRGPKLKARDIDELVFGSETVDLSAIEQLVEVGQVRTIGAAIAYLQQHYLDGRRTLPDLLNQITPQLATNRIDELTTYRQGDLVAVRPLELAAALNRLRSLSLR
- a CDS encoding RNA recognition motif domain-containing protein translates to MSIRLYVGNLPKELERQELAALFAEFDETLTTKIITDRKTGKCRGFGFVTVKSEEQADQVIEKFDGFLFKETPLKIERAQPREKGSEEGDEAAPAASNSNRKKNNSKAKKAAATTEPESVQPDPRWAQELEKLKELLSTQTANS
- a CDS encoding S8 family serine peptidase; translated protein: MAERRLARRLRWVMAGLATSLLGTPAIAYIASMTSMEAGGIDARRVQSEPYNLMGRKIAIGQVEIGRPALFGLDKTAANNFAVRVRQVFFRDGVARPNDTVDPHAASVASVMVSNDKLVQGVAPEAKLYAAAAGFERRGGQPQECLASQTVALQNGDDVRAINFSFGESLAQDPRPNARLDGNALLTQCIDWSANQHNVLYVIAGNQGEGGIPIPTDNFNGMIVSNSIAVNGVYRKVSFFDLGSEPPPIYGRAREPETNVGPRRSVSLMAPGTNIQTINPDGSLSNPATGTSFAAPHVTAMVALLQEYGDRQIREQQPNWSLDARRHEVMKAVMMNAADKIQDRGDGLMLGMTRTAVNKQNRDWLSSDAYTDEAKPLDADMGTGHLHAYRSLIQFGSGQFSPDAPVPPVGWDYRTVGTGRDAPAYRDYVLERPLVAGSHVAITLAWNRVVELKDTNRNGLYDIGETFEDKGLNNLDVYLMRAEDEREGDRIWSSVSAVDSVEHIFHPVPATGRYKIRVVYRDRVNTPTQAYALAWWTAPAE
- a CDS encoding DUF4870 domain-containing protein, which produces MTDLEQRKLYSVLCHGSQLICYSLVSVAVPIVLLLISDDPIVQGNAKEAINFYLTVLIWGVIFLVLCFVLIGIPLLIGLVIVSTIMPIIAMVNAATNLERPYRYPCIWHFIQ